One region of Actinomycetota bacterium genomic DNA includes:
- a CDS encoding recombinase family protein yields MSHPQPPDATASVLAEVGAVLGNIESDRAARRRATTANFGPRGFGHVHDRSRTVEVEAAAIRDAARRVLGGQTLSSVVQEWNSRGLRTTTGGPWRVNSLSALLIQPRLAGLDVNGRGTLVEKWPAVVDIDTHQALVALRSSRGLQRRPPRRSLLNGLLRCGRCKGSLHFLYRSDANQYYRCPAPAAGGCSGVIVKATLVEDHVKHLVLARVGSPELTRSVRSAFEPVEDVRAAVQEAADAVRDDLERLKELAVLWADRQITWAEWQPARADIARRLEVNEARLRQFDEAKALLDLVGTGDELAAAWSSTSVDNRRELIRTLVDHVVVEPVGGTGGKFRPERLHAVWRH; encoded by the coding sequence ATGTCCCACCCCCAGCCACCAGACGCCACCGCCAGCGTGCTCGCCGAGGTCGGGGCCGTGCTGGGCAACATCGAGAGCGACCGAGCCGCCCGGCGGCGGGCCACGACCGCCAACTTCGGGCCGCGGGGCTTCGGGCACGTCCACGACCGGTCGAGGACCGTGGAGGTGGAGGCGGCCGCCATTCGGGACGCCGCCCGGCGGGTGCTCGGCGGCCAGACCCTCTCGTCGGTCGTGCAGGAGTGGAACAGCCGGGGACTGCGGACGACCACCGGGGGGCCGTGGCGAGTCAACAGCCTGTCCGCCCTGCTGATCCAGCCCCGCCTGGCCGGCCTAGACGTCAACGGCCGGGGCACTCTCGTGGAGAAGTGGCCGGCCGTCGTCGACATCGACACCCACCAGGCCCTCGTGGCCCTCCGGTCGTCGCGCGGCCTGCAGCGGCGCCCCCCTCGCCGTTCCCTGCTCAACGGCCTTCTCCGGTGCGGCCGGTGCAAAGGGAGCCTCCACTTCCTCTACCGCAGCGACGCCAACCAGTACTACCGCTGCCCGGCGCCGGCCGCCGGGGGTTGTTCGGGGGTCATCGTCAAGGCCACCCTGGTCGAGGACCACGTCAAGCACCTGGTGCTGGCCCGTGTCGGCTCCCCCGAGCTCACGAGGTCGGTGAGGTCGGCGTTCGAGCCCGTCGAGGACGTGCGGGCGGCCGTCCAGGAGGCGGCCGACGCCGTACGCGACGACCTCGAACGGCTCAAGGAGCTGGCTGTGCTGTGGGCCGACCGCCAGATCACCTGGGCCGAGTGGCAGCCGGCCCGAGCCGACATCGCCCGCCGCCTGGAGGTCAACGAGGCCCGGCTACGGCAGTTCGACGAGGCCAAGGCGCTCCTGGACCTGGTGGGGACGGGAGACGAACTGGCGGCCGCATGGTCCTCCACTTCGGTCGATAACCGCCGCGAACTGATCCGCACGCTCGTCGACCACGTCGTCGTCGAACCCGTGGGCGGCACAGGGGGCAAGTTCCGTCCCGAACGGCTCCACGCCGTCTGGCGCCACTGA
- a CDS encoding zinc-dependent metalloprotease yields MTAPAIDSPPGPQDRPSRPPDPVAWDVAERIARRVAGRDPLQESYHYSSLEPDFREFTELAEKLVEKETGLRSLAGPARARVTDRQGWVRANIASFRRLLRPLTDRLGERLGSTRAAGAGRSIAGAEVGALLGWMSTRVLGQYDLLVIEDEDADEQDIVYYVGPNILALEKRYAFPPREFRLWLALHEVTHRAQFTGVPWMRGYFLSLVEQSLDAFDPDPKRFVEALRRAVAEVKAGRNPLDEGGIVSLFATPEQTAVFRRIQGLMSLLEGHGDLVMDRAAVDLVPSAGRFKEVLHQRRQSSGATRAFQKLVGLEAKLRQYHDGEQFLEAIEKAGAGNVDLLWRGPENLPSIDEVRDPGRWLARMGEAAAADGRAAVEAVTSD; encoded by the coding sequence GTGACCGCACCCGCCATCGACTCTCCTCCTGGGCCCCAGGACCGCCCGAGCCGCCCCCCCGACCCCGTCGCTTGGGACGTCGCCGAGCGCATCGCCCGGCGTGTCGCCGGGCGCGACCCGCTACAGGAGTCCTACCACTACTCGTCGCTCGAGCCCGACTTCCGCGAGTTCACCGAGCTGGCCGAGAAGCTGGTCGAGAAGGAGACCGGCCTACGGTCGCTGGCCGGTCCCGCCCGTGCACGAGTCACCGACCGCCAGGGCTGGGTGAGGGCCAACATCGCGTCGTTCCGCCGGCTCCTGCGCCCGCTCACCGACCGGCTGGGCGAGCGGCTGGGCTCCACTCGGGCTGCGGGTGCGGGCCGCTCGATCGCCGGTGCGGAGGTCGGCGCCCTGCTGGGTTGGATGTCGACCCGGGTGCTCGGCCAGTACGACCTGCTCGTCATCGAGGACGAGGACGCCGACGAGCAGGACATCGTCTACTACGTCGGCCCCAACATCTTGGCCCTCGAGAAGCGTTACGCCTTCCCGCCTCGGGAGTTCCGGTTGTGGCTCGCCCTCCACGAGGTGACCCACCGGGCGCAGTTCACGGGCGTCCCGTGGATGCGGGGCTACTTCCTTTCGCTGGTCGAGCAGAGCCTGGACGCCTTCGACCCCGACCCCAAGCGGTTCGTGGAGGCCCTGCGGCGAGCCGTGGCCGAGGTGAAGGCGGGCCGTAACCCCCTCGACGAGGGGGGCATCGTCTCGTTGTTCGCCACCCCCGAGCAGACGGCCGTGTTCCGGCGCATCCAGGGCCTGATGAGCCTGCTCGAAGGCCACGGCGACCTGGTCATGGACCGGGCTGCAGTTGACCTGGTCCCCAGCGCCGGCCGGTTCAAGGAGGTGCTGCACCAGCGCCGCCAGTCGAGCGGTGCGACCCGGGCCTTCCAGAAGCTGGTGGGCCTCGAGGCCAAGCTCCGCCAGTACCACGACGGCGAGCAGTTCCTCGAGGCCATAGAGAAGGCGGGGGCCGGCAACGTCGACCTCTTGTGGCGGGGCCCCGAGAACCTGCCCTCGATCGACGAGGTCCGTGACCCCGGCCGGTGGCTGGCCCGGATGGGCGAGGCGGCCGCAGCCGACGGCCGGGCCGCGGTCGAGGCTGTCACCTCTGACTGA
- the rsrA gene encoding mycothiol system anti-sigma-R factor: MHDKRNCTEAVEVLYHYLDGHLTEERRILIQRHLDDCPPCLDAFDFEADLRIVIAHKCREHVPEKLRMRVAEAIREMRDGGGRGGGLGEPPPF; encoded by the coding sequence ATGCATGACAAACGCAACTGCACCGAGGCTGTCGAGGTCTTGTACCACTACCTCGACGGTCATCTCACCGAGGAGCGCCGTATCCTCATCCAGCGCCACCTCGACGACTGCCCGCCCTGTCTCGACGCCTTCGACTTCGAGGCCGACCTGCGGATCGTCATCGCCCACAAGTGCCGCGAACACGTCCCCGAGAAGCTGCGCATGAGGGTGGCCGAGGCCATCCGGGAGATGCGTGACGGAGGCGGCCGCGGCGGCGGGTTGGGCGAGCCTCCCCCCTTCTGA
- a CDS encoding sigma-70 family RNA polymerase sigma factor gives MADRERFEELAMEHMGSLYTAALRMTRNPSDAEDLVQETYLKAYRGFGGFQEGTNLKAWLYRILTNTFINSYRARKRRPEESDIDDLENLYLYRKLGGLEGASAGRSAEDEVLDQFTEAEVKEAIEALPEQFRLAVLLGDVEGFSYKEIAEILDIPIGTVMSRLHRGRRALQKRLYEFGRQRGLVPRA, from the coding sequence ATGGCGGACCGAGAGCGCTTCGAAGAGCTGGCCATGGAGCACATGGGCTCCCTCTACACGGCCGCCCTGCGTATGACCCGCAACCCCTCCGACGCCGAGGACCTGGTGCAGGAGACCTACCTGAAGGCCTACCGGGGGTTCGGGGGCTTCCAGGAGGGGACCAACCTCAAGGCGTGGCTCTACCGGATCCTCACCAACACGTTCATCAACTCCTACAGGGCGCGCAAGCGGCGCCCCGAGGAGAGCGACATCGACGACCTGGAGAACCTCTACCTCTACCGCAAGCTGGGTGGCCTGGAAGGGGCGTCGGCGGGCCGGAGCGCCGAGGACGAGGTGCTCGACCAGTTCACCGAGGCGGAGGTCAAGGAGGCCATCGAGGCCCTGCCCGAGCAGTTCCGCCTGGCGGTGCTGCTGGGCGACGTCGAGGGGTTCTCCTACAAGGAGATCGCCGAGATCTTGGATATTCCGATCGGGACGGTCATGTCTCGCCTCCATCGCGGAAGAAGGGCGCTGCAGAAGCGGTTGTACGAGTTCGGGCGCCAGCGAGGGCTGGTCCCCCGTGCGTGA
- a CDS encoding fused MFS/spermidine synthase, translated as MTTRSKAILFALFAATGFSALTLQVVWQRVISMHAGVDLFSFTTVVAAFLAGLGIGTIVGGTVADRLGPKKALLAYAAANAGIGVFAWFSLWLFYDYYQSVVPGLGGTLASFLFHFVLLVVPTVLMGISLPVVARGVVDRIEDAAPLVGRLYAVNTVGAGLGAAVSGWLLVGNLGFVATVRLAGTINLLAGASVFLLWRAAARARAAAPVPAPAPTSGVSEVAAPRAWPWYLLYGTTGAVALGMELIFFRVIDTLMRSNSYTFGHVLMLYLVLFGTGTAIASLFVAKVRRPQRWFLGLQFGVGVAALGGLLLLVEGPGLLGIDGPFTRHFTKDGYNLGQYQFWPLRELGRITFVHVLGPLAVMGLPVLLMGAAFPFVQALVAGRFDTLGRRTGRLLFSNVVGNVAGILLVGFVLIDRLGTSGSLRLLAGVLVVPGVAWALLASTQSRRVALAAGAVSVMALALVLFPSNRELWSFFHAADGLPFKLEEDRACVNAMRPDEAGASLLFINGASQNAYPYDDYHVLIGLVPALLHPGPDRALSIGLGIGATPYGMSLDERLSAVDVVELCGKEITLLEGLAAEGSQENQRMFSDPRVDMRTGDGRKALIAADEPWDVITVDAIRHQSAFSGNLYSVEFYELVRSRMGAGGMMAQWMPTPRTVNSATEVFDYALAFTVETYGNSQFFVASSQPIAFDRDVLLGRVDALILEAERRFVLPPGQLESIRNFFATVQPVVLQFGGPAADVPERALNRDLFPRDEYFLNNPVAVENRPRP; from the coding sequence GTGACCACCCGTTCAAAGGCGATCCTGTTCGCCCTCTTCGCGGCGACAGGGTTCTCCGCCCTGACCCTCCAGGTCGTCTGGCAGCGGGTGATCTCGATGCACGCGGGCGTCGACCTCTTCTCGTTCACCACGGTCGTGGCCGCCTTCCTGGCCGGCTTGGGGATCGGCACGATCGTCGGGGGCACGGTGGCCGACCGCCTCGGCCCCAAGAAGGCGTTGCTGGCCTACGCGGCGGCCAACGCCGGCATCGGGGTCTTCGCCTGGTTCAGCCTGTGGCTCTTCTACGACTACTACCAGTCGGTCGTGCCCGGCCTGGGTGGCACCCTGGCTTCGTTCCTGTTCCACTTCGTCCTCCTGGTCGTGCCCACGGTCCTGATGGGGATCTCCCTGCCGGTGGTCGCCCGGGGCGTCGTCGACCGCATCGAGGACGCCGCCCCCCTGGTGGGCCGCCTCTACGCGGTGAACACGGTGGGCGCGGGCCTGGGCGCGGCCGTGTCGGGCTGGCTGCTGGTCGGCAACCTGGGCTTCGTGGCGACCGTCCGCCTGGCCGGCACCATCAACCTGTTGGCGGGCGCGTCGGTCTTCCTGCTGTGGCGGGCCGCGGCCCGGGCACGGGCGGCCGCGCCCGTCCCTGCGCCCGCGCCGACGAGCGGCGTCTCGGAGGTGGCCGCCCCACGGGCGTGGCCCTGGTACCTGCTCTACGGCACCACCGGGGCGGTGGCTCTGGGGATGGAACTGATCTTCTTCCGGGTGATCGACACCCTCATGCGCTCGAACTCGTACACGTTCGGCCACGTCCTGATGCTCTACCTCGTGCTGTTCGGCACGGGCACGGCGATCGCCTCGTTGTTCGTCGCCAAGGTCCGGCGTCCGCAACGATGGTTCCTGGGCCTCCAGTTCGGCGTGGGCGTGGCTGCCCTGGGCGGCCTGTTGCTGCTCGTCGAGGGGCCGGGCCTGCTGGGGATCGACGGGCCCTTCACCCGCCACTTCACCAAAGACGGCTACAACCTCGGCCAGTACCAGTTCTGGCCGCTGCGCGAGCTGGGGCGCATCACCTTCGTCCACGTCCTCGGCCCGCTGGCCGTAATGGGGCTGCCCGTCCTGCTCATGGGGGCCGCCTTCCCGTTCGTCCAGGCCCTGGTGGCGGGACGCTTCGACACGCTGGGCCGGCGCACGGGGCGCCTGCTGTTCTCCAACGTGGTCGGCAACGTGGCCGGCATCCTGCTCGTGGGGTTCGTCCTGATCGACCGGCTGGGCACCTCGGGCAGCCTGCGCCTGCTGGCCGGCGTGCTCGTCGTCCCCGGAGTGGCTTGGGCGCTCCTGGCCAGCACGCAGTCGCGGCGTGTCGCCCTGGCTGCGGGGGCAGTCTCCGTGATGGCGCTCGCCCTCGTGCTGTTCCCCTCAAACCGCGAGCTGTGGTCCTTCTTCCACGCGGCCGACGGGTTGCCGTTCAAGCTGGAGGAGGACCGGGCGTGTGTCAACGCCATGCGGCCCGACGAGGCCGGTGCCAGCCTGCTGTTCATCAACGGAGCGTCCCAGAACGCCTATCCCTACGACGACTACCACGTGCTTATCGGTCTGGTCCCGGCTCTGCTGCACCCGGGACCCGACCGGGCCCTGTCGATCGGGCTGGGCATCGGGGCCACGCCCTACGGGATGTCTCTCGACGAGCGTCTGTCGGCCGTCGACGTGGTCGAGCTGTGCGGCAAGGAGATCACCCTCCTGGAGGGGCTGGCGGCCGAAGGGTCCCAGGAGAACCAGCGCATGTTCTCCGACCCCCGTGTCGACATGCGCACGGGCGACGGGCGCAAGGCCCTCATCGCCGCCGACGAGCCCTGGGACGTGATCACGGTCGACGCCATCCGCCACCAGAGCGCCTTCAGCGGGAACCTGTACTCGGTCGAGTTCTACGAGCTGGTCCGCAGCCGCATGGGCGCCGGCGGGATGATGGCCCAGTGGATGCCCACGCCCCGCACGGTCAACAGCGCCACCGAGGTGTTCGACTACGCCTTGGCCTTCACGGTGGAGACCTACGGCAACTCCCAGTTCTTCGTGGCCAGCTCCCAGCCCATCGCCTTCGACCGCGACGTGCTGCTGGGCCGGGTCGACGCCCTGATCCTGGAGGCCGAACGGCGCTTCGTCCTGCCACCCGGCCAGCTCGAGTCGATCCGCAACTTCTTCGCCACCGTGCAGCCCGTCGTGCTCCAGTTCGGGGGGCCGGCGGCCGATGTCCCAGAACGCGCCCTCAACCGCGACCTGTTCCCGCGCGACGAGTACTTCCTCAACAACCCGGTGGCCGTCGAGAACCGGCCCCGGCCCTGA
- a CDS encoding sodium:calcium antiporter, producing MLIVVGLLVLAKGADVFVAGAARLAVTLKVSPVVVGAVVLGFGTSAPEWLVSALAAARGSLDIAMGNAVGSNLANVTLVLGIAGIIARPHPVPRVVRLEAPLALGSVVLLAVVLQGDGVSRWEAAALIAGLAGALVLMLRASEPPAEPPSEADAEYLAEFEERLEHGPHKGAGTSEGSAKGDAGRVVVGLVATVAGAQLLVVGAQRIVAEIGLTGGFVGLTLVAVGTSLPELVTSIQSARRNEMALLAGNVLGSNVFNSTIVAGTAGLIGPGPIDDTGLTLVATGAMVGAGALAWLFLGKFGKGLQRWEGIALLVAYAATLYLIR from the coding sequence GTGCTCATCGTCGTCGGCCTCCTGGTGCTGGCCAAGGGGGCCGACGTGTTCGTGGCCGGGGCTGCCCGGCTGGCTGTCACCCTCAAGGTCTCCCCGGTGGTGGTCGGGGCGGTGGTGCTCGGGTTCGGTACGAGCGCCCCCGAATGGCTCGTCTCGGCCCTGGCCGCGGCCCGGGGATCGCTCGACATCGCCATGGGCAACGCCGTGGGCTCCAACCTGGCCAACGTCACGCTCGTCCTGGGTATCGCCGGGATCATCGCCCGGCCCCACCCGGTCCCCCGAGTGGTGCGCCTCGAGGCCCCGCTCGCCCTGGGCAGCGTCGTGCTGCTGGCCGTGGTCCTGCAAGGCGACGGCGTCTCCCGCTGGGAGGCGGCCGCCCTGATCGCGGGACTGGCGGGCGCTCTCGTCCTGATGCTCCGGGCCAGCGAGCCACCGGCCGAGCCGCCCAGTGAGGCCGACGCCGAATACCTGGCCGAGTTCGAGGAGCGCTTGGAGCACGGGCCCCACAAAGGTGCCGGCACCTCCGAAGGCTCGGCCAAGGGCGACGCCGGGCGGGTGGTGGTAGGTCTGGTTGCCACCGTGGCCGGCGCCCAGTTGCTGGTGGTCGGGGCCCAGCGGATCGTGGCCGAGATCGGCCTGACCGGTGGGTTCGTCGGGCTGACCCTGGTGGCCGTGGGCACCTCCTTGCCCGAACTGGTCACCTCCATACAGTCGGCCCGGCGCAACGAGATGGCCCTGCTGGCCGGCAACGTCCTGGGCAGCAACGTGTTCAACAGCACGATCGTGGCCGGCACGGCCGGGCTCATCGGCCCCGGTCCCATCGACGACACGGGCCTGACGCTGGTCGCCACCGGGGCCATGGTCGGGGCCGGCGCGCTGGCCTGGCTCTTCCTGGGAAAGTTCGGCAAAGGCCTGCAGCGCTGGGAGGGGATCGCCCTGCTGGTCGCCTACGCCGCCACGCTGTACCTCATCCGCTGA
- a CDS encoding TIGR03086 family metal-binding protein, translating to MGRAPMGGADEYRGVAGAFTATVEGVRPEDWDRPAPPEGWVARDVVRHLIDWFSAFLRGATGITLPAGPPVDEDPAGAWRTHSDAVQALLDDREAADREHDFPHIGRMALGQAVAMVYTGDVFLHRWDLARATGQDEVLDPGRCAEMLAAMVPMDDALRHSGHYGPRVDVPDDADVQTRLLAFIGRDPFGPSLSG from the coding sequence ATGGGCCGGGCCCCGATGGGTGGCGCCGACGAGTACCGGGGCGTCGCCGGCGCGTTCACGGCCACCGTCGAGGGCGTACGGCCCGAGGATTGGGACCGGCCTGCGCCGCCCGAAGGCTGGGTCGCCCGTGACGTCGTCCGCCACCTCATCGACTGGTTCTCGGCCTTTCTGCGCGGCGCTACGGGGATCACGCTCCCGGCCGGCCCCCCGGTCGACGAGGACCCGGCCGGTGCCTGGCGCACCCACAGCGACGCCGTGCAGGCCCTGCTCGACGACCGCGAGGCGGCCGATCGCGAGCACGACTTCCCCCACATCGGCCGCATGGCGCTCGGGCAGGCAGTGGCCATGGTCTACACCGGTGACGTGTTCCTCCACCGCTGGGACCTGGCCCGGGCCACCGGTCAGGACGAGGTCCTGGACCCCGGGAGGTGCGCCGAGATGCTGGCCGCCATGGTGCCCATGGACGACGCCCTCCGCCACAGCGGCCACTACGGTCCGCGTGTCGACGTGCCCGACGACGCCGACGTCCAGACCAGGCTCCTGGCGTTCATCGGCCGGGACCCGTTCGGGCCCAGTCTCAGCGGATGA
- a CDS encoding SRPBCC family protein, which translates to MNPTSSRHQVTIEADPTVPIIHITRDFDATPAQLMRAHTDPELFARWVGPDGMETTIVEWEATTGGRWRYVASRDGEDYGFHGSFHEVGEDRIVQTFTFDGVPDGVALETLWFEDLGGGRTRLHAQSLVDSFEGRDQWMASGMETGVEQGYAKLDAFVAEL; encoded by the coding sequence ATGAACCCCACCAGCAGCCGTCACCAGGTGACGATCGAGGCCGACCCGACCGTGCCGATCATCCACATCACCCGCGACTTCGACGCCACCCCGGCCCAGCTCATGCGGGCCCACACCGACCCGGAGCTGTTCGCCCGGTGGGTCGGCCCCGACGGGATGGAGACCACCATCGTCGAGTGGGAGGCCACGACGGGGGGCCGGTGGCGCTACGTGGCCAGCCGCGACGGCGAGGATTACGGCTTCCACGGCTCGTTCCACGAGGTGGGTGAGGACCGGATCGTCCAGACCTTCACCTTCGACGGTGTGCCCGACGGCGTCGCCCTCGAGACGCTGTGGTTCGAGGACTTGGGGGGCGGGCGCACCCGCCTGCACGCCCAGTCGCTCGTCGACAGCTTCGAGGGCCGCGACCAGTGGATGGCCAGCGGGATGGAGACGGGCGTGGAGCAGGGTTACGCCAAGCTCGACGCCTTCGTGGCCGAGCTCTGA
- a CDS encoding metalloregulator ArsR/SmtB family transcription factor: protein MADDQLSRIFAALADPTRRDIVARLAEGDATVGELAEPYGVSLQAVSKHVKVLAEAGLVTQTRDAQRRPCRLEAQVFDLMTKWVERYRQQAQERYERLDAVLAEMRGEKPITYPTTSQRGAAS, encoded by the coding sequence TTGGCCGACGACCAGCTTTCGAGGATCTTCGCGGCCCTGGCCGACCCGACGCGGCGCGACATCGTGGCCCGCCTGGCCGAGGGCGACGCCACCGTCGGGGAGCTGGCCGAGCCCTATGGCGTGTCTCTCCAGGCGGTGTCCAAGCACGTCAAGGTGCTGGCCGAGGCGGGCCTGGTCACCCAGACCCGAGACGCCCAGCGCCGGCCGTGCCGCCTGGAGGCCCAGGTCTTCGACCTGATGACCAAGTGGGTCGAGCGCTACCGGCAACAGGCTCAGGAGCGCTACGAACGCCTCGACGCCGTCCTAGCCGAGATGCGGGGCGAGAAGCCGATCACCTACCCCACGACCAGCCAGAGAGGAGCAGCGTCATGA
- a CDS encoding class I SAM-dependent methyltransferase: MSEYALRLSEAELARYELMAEIAAEAEGHLWAAAGVVEGAAVADVGCGPGAVSALLARLVGATGSVRSVDRDAEVIEAARTVVGRAGVANVTFGVGEAHDTGIAPGSVDLVMIRHVLAHNGSREQAIVDHAASLVRPGGAVYLVDIDMTAFRLRPADSDVADLDSRYERWHAQQGNDLTIGLRLAELLAGAGLVDVEHHGRYHILPVRPGFRPPSWAARAALVAAGLATEADVARWDAAFVRLDQAALRPTLFVPQFFAFGRRPALD; encoded by the coding sequence ATGAGCGAGTACGCATTGAGGCTCAGCGAGGCGGAGCTGGCCCGCTATGAGCTCATGGCCGAGATCGCGGCCGAGGCCGAGGGCCACCTGTGGGCCGCGGCCGGTGTGGTCGAGGGCGCGGCGGTCGCCGATGTCGGGTGTGGCCCCGGTGCCGTGTCCGCACTCCTGGCCCGCTTGGTCGGAGCCACCGGCTCGGTCCGGTCAGTCGACCGTGACGCCGAGGTGATCGAGGCGGCCCGGACGGTCGTCGGCCGGGCCGGGGTCGCCAACGTGACCTTCGGCGTGGGCGAGGCCCACGACACCGGTATCGCGCCCGGCAGTGTGGACCTCGTCATGATCCGCCACGTGCTGGCCCACAACGGTTCGAGGGAGCAGGCCATCGTCGACCACGCCGCCTCCCTCGTCCGCCCGGGCGGTGCCGTCTACCTCGTCGACATCGACATGACGGCCTTCCGCTTGCGCCCGGCCGACAGCGATGTCGCCGATCTCGACTCCCGCTACGAACGCTGGCACGCGCAACAGGGCAATGACCTCACCATCGGTCTCCGCCTGGCCGAGCTGCTGGCCGGGGCCGGCCTCGTCGACGTGGAGCACCACGGCCGCTACCACATCCTGCCCGTCCGGCCCGGCTTCCGCCCGCCGAGCTGGGCGGCGCGAGCCGCGTTGGTGGCCGCCGGTCTGGCGACCGAGGCGGATGTCGCCCGCTGGGACGCCGCTTTCGTCCGGCTCGACCAGGCCGCCCTCCGGCCGACGCTGTTCGTCCCCCAGTTCTTCGCCTTCGGCCGGCGCCCGGCGCTCGACTGA
- a CDS encoding DNA polymerase III subunit delta' (catalyzes the DNA-template-directed extension of the 3'-end of a DNA strand; the delta' subunit seems to interact with the gamma subunit to transfer the beta subunit on the DNA), translating to MTGATGEGRVFGTLVGQARAVNALRAAARAPVHAYLFVGPPGGGKRPAARAFAAAVMCPQGGCGQCETCRRVLADVHPDVVTVERDGAYISVGQAREIQRLAMRTPNEGHRKVLVLNDFHLVREAGPTLLKVIEEPPPSTIFLVLADHLPPELVTIASRCVRIEFGRLSQHEIEAALVAEGVGPDRAAEAAEAAEGRLDRARILASDPGLEDRRRLWRSVPARLDGTGATVSRLAGELVVMLGSAAVGPLEARHAEERAALEARIERSGERGGGRKLLVERQRRELRRLRADELRYGLAVLAGTYRDALAAGVVEATAFEGPGPARARELAASVDALQDAAEAIVRNPSESLFLQALLLRLAPLGRP from the coding sequence GTGACCGGCGCGACCGGGGAGGGCCGCGTGTTCGGCACGCTGGTGGGCCAGGCCAGGGCCGTCAACGCCCTCCGGGCCGCAGCCCGGGCCCCGGTCCACGCATACCTGTTCGTCGGCCCTCCGGGCGGGGGCAAGCGCCCCGCGGCCCGCGCCTTCGCAGCCGCTGTCATGTGCCCCCAGGGCGGCTGCGGGCAGTGCGAGACGTGCCGGCGGGTACTGGCCGACGTCCACCCCGACGTGGTGACGGTGGAGCGCGACGGGGCCTACATCAGCGTCGGCCAGGCCCGGGAGATCCAGCGGCTGGCCATGCGCACCCCCAACGAGGGTCACCGCAAGGTGCTGGTGCTCAACGATTTCCACCTGGTGCGAGAGGCGGGGCCCACCCTGCTCAAGGTGATCGAGGAGCCACCCCCGAGCACCATCTTCTTGGTCCTGGCCGATCACCTCCCCCCCGAGCTGGTGACGATCGCCTCCCGGTGCGTGCGCATCGAGTTCGGGCGCCTGAGCCAGCACGAGATCGAGGCTGCCCTGGTGGCCGAAGGCGTGGGGCCGGACCGGGCGGCCGAGGCGGCCGAGGCGGCTGAGGGGCGCCTCGACCGCGCCCGCATCTTGGCCTCCGATCCCGGCCTGGAGGACCGCCGGCGGCTCTGGCGCTCCGTGCCGGCCCGCCTCGACGGCACGGGGGCGACGGTGTCCCGGCTGGCCGGTGAGCTGGTGGTCATGCTCGGGTCGGCCGCCGTCGGCCCTCTGGAGGCCCGCCACGCCGAGGAGCGAGCCGCCCTGGAGGCCCGTATCGAACGTTCGGGTGAGCGCGGCGGGGGCCGCAAGCTCCTGGTCGAGCGCCAACGCCGGGAACTGCGGCGCCTGCGGGCCGACGAGCTGCGCTACGGCCTGGCCGTGTTGGCCGGCACCTACCGCGACGCCCTGGCCGCGGGAGTTGTCGAGGCCACGGCCTTCGAGGGTCCCGGCCCCGCCCGGGCCCGTGAGCTGGCGGCCTCGGTGGACGCCCTCCAGGACGCGGCCGAGGCCATCGTCCGCAACCCGAGCGAGAGCCTGTTCCTGCAGGCGCTCCTACTGCGCCTGGCACCACTGGGCCGACCATGA
- the tmk gene encoding dTMP kinase: MRGRFVAFEGGEGCGKSTQARLLAERLGAVLTHEPGATELGRRVRTLVLGPAVGSATVDARAEALLMAADRAQHVAEVVRPALEKGLDVVTDRFSGSTLAYQGYGRGLPLDDLRWLTRWASGGLEPDAVVLIEVPVEVAMARARARPGEGPDRMEGEDREFHRRVESGYRSLAAADPGRWAVVDGAGDVDEVAARVAGALGL, from the coding sequence GTGAGGGGTCGTTTCGTCGCCTTCGAGGGCGGGGAGGGGTGCGGCAAGTCGACCCAGGCCCGCCTGCTGGCCGAACGGCTCGGGGCCGTGCTCACCCACGAGCCCGGTGCGACCGAGCTGGGCCGGCGGGTCCGGACGCTCGTACTGGGCCCCGCTGTGGGTAGTGCGACCGTCGATGCCCGGGCTGAGGCCCTCCTGATGGCCGCCGACCGCGCCCAGCACGTGGCCGAGGTGGTCCGGCCGGCCCTGGAGAAGGGCTTAGACGTCGTCACCGACCGGTTCTCGGGCTCGACGCTGGCCTACCAGGGCTACGGCCGGGGCCTTCCCCTGGACGACCTGCGGTGGCTGACGCGGTGGGCGTCGGGGGGACTGGAACCGGACGCGGTGGTGCTCATCGAGGTCCCCGTCGAGGTGGCCATGGCCCGGGCCCGGGCCCGCCCGGGCGAAGGTCCGGACCGCATGGAGGGCGAGGACCGGGAGTTCCACCGCCGGGTCGAGTCCGGTTACCGGTCCCTGGCGGCCGCCGACCCCGGCCGCTGGGCCGTGGTCGACGGGGCCGGCGACGTCGACGAGGTGGCGGCCCGTGTGGCCGGGGCCCTAGGACTGTGA